Proteins co-encoded in one endosymbiont 'TC1' of Trimyema compressum genomic window:
- the metK gene encoding methionine adenosyltransferase, which translates to MIKKFFTSESVTEGHPDKVCDQISDAVLDAILREDPKGRVACETFVTTGLVVVAGEISTDCYIDIQKVVRETIREIGYTRAKYGFDCDTCGVMVALDEQSKDISLGVDLSEEGKRGEYASEDAIGAGDQGMMFGYASDETEGLMPLPILLAHKLAQRLAEVRKSGELPYLRPDGKTQVTVEYDDDKPVRVETVVISTQHNPTVKQETIYEDMIEKVVKPIIDSSLLDENTKYHINPTGRFVIGGPQGDTGLTGRKIIVDTYGGAAAHGGGAFSGKDPTKVDRSAAYAARYVAKNIVAAGLANRCEIQLSYAIGIAKPISVFVNTYGTGKVGDDVLIRLINENFDLRPAAIIRHFDLRRPIYRNTAAYGHFGRHDLDLPWEKVDKVEALKKAFQ; encoded by the coding sequence ATGATTAAGAAATTTTTTACTTCAGAATCAGTAACTGAAGGCCATCCGGATAAAGTATGTGACCAAATATCTGATGCCGTATTAGACGCAATTTTAAGAGAAGATCCAAAAGGCAGAGTAGCATGTGAAACATTTGTTACAACTGGATTAGTTGTTGTAGCTGGTGAGATTTCCACAGACTGCTATATTGATATTCAAAAAGTTGTTCGTGAAACTATTAGAGAAATTGGTTATACAAGAGCAAAATATGGTTTTGACTGTGATACTTGTGGTGTTATGGTTGCCTTAGATGAGCAATCTAAAGATATTTCTTTAGGGGTAGATTTATCAGAAGAAGGTAAACGGGGTGAGTATGCTTCAGAAGATGCTATTGGGGCTGGTGACCAGGGTATGATGTTCGGCTATGCATCTGATGAAACTGAGGGACTTATGCCTCTGCCAATTTTATTGGCTCATAAGCTTGCACAGAGACTTGCAGAAGTGCGAAAGTCCGGTGAACTCCCTTATTTAAGACCAGATGGCAAGACACAGGTAACTGTCGAATATGACGATGATAAACCAGTTAGAGTTGAAACAGTTGTTATTTCTACACAACATAATCCAACTGTGAAACAAGAAACAATTTATGAAGATATGATTGAGAAAGTTGTTAAACCTATTATAGATTCAAGTTTACTAGATGAAAATACTAAGTATCATATCAATCCAACAGGTAGATTTGTTATTGGTGGACCTCAGGGTGATACTGGTTTAACAGGTCGCAAAATCATTGTAGACACTTATGGTGGTGCTGCTGCTCATGGGGGCGGTGCTTTTAGTGGTAAAGATCCAACAAAAGTAGATCGTTCAGCTGCTTATGCAGCTCGTTATGTAGCAAAAAATATTGTAGCTGCGGGTCTTGCAAACCGTTGTGAAATTCAATTATCTTATGCAATTGGTATTGCTAAACCTATTTCTGTATTTGTAAATACATATGGAACTGGAAAAGTTGGAGACGATGTGCTGATTAGGCTTATTAATGAAAATTTTGATTTAAGACCTGCAGCAATTATTAGACATTTTGATTTGCGTAGACCAATATATAGAAATACAGCGGCATATGGTCATTTCGGCAGACATGATTTAGATTTGCCTTGGGAAAAAGTAGATAAAGTTGAGGCGTTAAAGAAAGCTTTTCAATAG
- the rpoZ gene encoding DNA-directed RNA polymerase subunit omega, which translates to MEDKRINIGQILKKVQSKYMLAMIAAKRGRQLASMEEKEKRIEEEQDKNKSLEPVEFAGHLSDKEREALKNHKPIIVALNELAEGELEFSFNEEK; encoded by the coding sequence ATGGAAGATAAAAGAATTAATATTGGTCAAATCCTAAAAAAAGTACAAAGTAAGTATATGTTAGCTATGATTGCAGCTAAAAGAGGTAGACAGCTAGCTTCAATGGAAGAAAAAGAAAAAAGAATAGAGGAAGAGCAGGATAAAAATAAATCATTAGAGCCTGTAGAATTTGCAGGTCATTTAAGCGATAAAGAAAGAGAAGCATTAAAAAATCATAAACCAATTATAGTTGCACTTAATGAGTTGGCTGAAGGTGAACTTGAGTTTTCATTTAATGAGGAAAAATAA